The DNA sequence AACGCCGCAATCAAAATGGACTACCTGCCCAAGCGCATGGACTCCAGTATCAGTTCGCCCAGCAGCGGTAACGCGGATGGGATTGGTGCGCAATGGGGTATCGCCAATAAAGGCATTAATGGCCTGCTCTACTTTATCTTGCACGGTGTTTTGACTGGGCTGAGTCTGCCACCCAACGAATCGGGTACCGTCGTACTGCAAACCCAGCGCAATGCGCGTCATCTACTGAATCCGGTAAACACGGGTTCGCATGCCAATTAGCTACTTCGCTGATTGATTTCGGATAGCATGGCTTTGGCTTCCGCAACGAGGGATGCATCTACTCCGTTGGAAGGTTCAAGGCTAAGCTGAACGATGTCATCCAAGCTCTGCTTAGCAGCAGCGAAGTCCTCAATCGTCATATAGGCTTTGGCAAGATTAAGTTTGACGCGCAATGCGTCATTCCGAATAGCCGGGTCGTTTTTATTCGGAGTTAAATTGAGATCAATGCCGGCGAATAAATTTTTCGCTCGCACCGACATATCTTCTCTAGGTGATTCCAGATTTTCTTCGCCCCCTAGCGGTGCGGAGGCAAGTCCATCGGCATGAACCGGCGCACTGCGTTCCGATTGGCGGGCATGGCGCGCCATAAACCACAATAACAATCCCGTAGCTGCAATCAACCCGAACACAACCAAGACGGGAGCCCAGGCAGTATTCGCAGAATTGGACTCGGTCACCGATCCAGGCTTAGAGAGCGCCTTACCTGCGTCCAGTAATTTTTGTAAATCAGCAATGTTTTTTTCTAATTCAACAATGCGGCTGCGCGTTTGCTCCAGTATTTTTTCTTGGGCAACGATTTCTTCGGTATAGCGCCGTTGATCTGAATTGCTATCTGCACCAGGACCAATCGTTAAGCGATCTTTTGCGGCAGCGGGATCATTTACCGTCTTCGTTACATCGCCTGATTTAGTAGCGGCTGCTTTAGCCGGGGCACCATGAGACTCAGCCCAAGCTTGATTGGCCTTCTCAACAAACTGACTTGCTTCTGCAGGCGTAATGGATTGCAGCAAGGATTGGCTTGGCTTAACTAACTCAGCGCCGGCAGGCAAGCGATGAATGCTGCCACCCGCAAAGGCATCGGGATTGGCTTTATACAATGCCATGATGGTTTGATCTAGAGTAGCGCCATCCAGAAGCGGCGCCATCTGCGCCGCAATCTCGCTTAAGGTTTGACCGGGTCGTACCGTGACTTGATTTGGGTCGCCCAAAAGTAAGGTGTAATTTTTAGTGAGCTGACCCGAGGGCCATTGCAAGGTAACCATCAGATCAATAAATGGATCTTGATTGAGCTGCGCCGAACTCATTGCTTTTGCTGTCTCGATCACAATCACATTACGATTACCATCCCGGCGATCAATCCGTAACTGTGGCTCAAGCTCCACGATCGCAGCAGAAATACCAAGGCGCTCGTAGTCAGCCTTACTCCCATTGATCACTTGCAAATTACTCAACTGCTCTTGATCTGCGACCGATACACGCAGCGGAATTTCAGCGCGAATGGGCTGACCAGGCTGAGAGAGTACCCTGGGTGTACCTAATGAAATTGCACTAGCCGTTGCGCTCCAAGCAATGCAAATGCCGGCAATGACCCCCACTAGGCCATGCAATACACGAGCGGGGGCGGGCACATGCATCTTTAGCGTTCCAACAAGATGCGTAGCATGCGCCGCAACGGTTCGGCAGCGCCCCACAGCAGTTGATCGCCAACCGTAAAGGCGCCTAAGTATTCCGGCCCCATAGCCAACTTATGCAGTCGTCCAATGGGTACCGTTAAGGTACCGCTGATTTTGGCCGGTGATAGCTCGCGCTCGGTTACTTCACGCTCGTTGGGTACAACTTTGACCCAGGCATTGTCCTTCGCTAGCATGACTTCAATCTCAGCCAAGGGAATGTCTTTCTTGAGCTTAACAGTCAAGCCCTGAGAGTGGCAGCGCATGGCACCAACACGCACACAAATGCCATCAATCGGAATACTTCCCGGCGTTCTAAAAGGCGGACGACCTAGAATCTTGTTGCATTCTGCGCCGCCCTTCCACTCTTCTTTGGTCTGGCCATTTTCGACCGGGACATCAATCCAAGGAATCAGGCTGCCAGCTAAGGCTGTATTACGGAAGTTCTTGGTTGGAAACTCAGCCGAGCGCATGGTTGCAGAGATCTTGCGATCAATATCCAAAATCCAGGAGGCCGGATCATTTAATTCGGTATTCACGCTATCCCGCAATGCGCCCATCTGCAACAGCAATTCACGCATGTTTTGCGCGCCAGCACCGGAGGCGGCTTGGTAGGTCATGGCACTAATCCATTCAACCAGATCAGCTTTCAGCAATCCACCCATGGCAATCATCATCAAGCTCACGGTGCAATTACCGCCAATCCAATTCTTACCACCCGCAGCCAATGCACGATCAATCACGGGTCGATTGACTGGATCCAAAACGAGGACCGCATCATCATTCATGCGCAGTGCACTCGCAGCATCAATCCAATGACCCTGCCAACCCGCTGCTCGCAGCGCTGGAAAGATAGCCTTGGTATAGTCCCCGCCTTGGCAGGTCAAAATAATGTCACAACGGGCAAGCGCTTTAATGTCGTTGGCGTCTTGCAGCTTCGTTTCACTTTTGGTGATGTTGCGACCATTGATCGCAGGCACATCGCCGCCGGCATTGCTGGTACTAAAAAATACCGGCTCGATTAAATCAAAGTCGCCCTCCGCCAACATGCGATCCATGAGGACGCTGCCCACCATGCCGCGCCAGCCGACTAAGCCAACCAGGGGAGCGTTTATAGAGTGTGATGTTTGATGTGTCGCCATAAAATTACGAATGCCTTACGTTCCTATATCAATGAATTACGCCAGTGCTGCCACGACTGCATCGCCCATTTGTACCGTGGATACCCGCTGAGTACCTTCGGTGTAAATATCGGCGGTGCGCAAGCCCTGCTGCAATACTTTCTGAACTGCTTTTTCAATTTGATCTGCCTCGCCAGTCATACCCAAGGAGTAACGCAGCATCATGGCCGCAGAGAGGATGGTGGCCAAGGGATTGGCAATGCCCTTCCCGGCGATATCGGGAGCAGAGCCGTGGCTTGGCTCATACAAACCTTTATTGTTCTTATCTAAAGATGCAGACGGCAACATGCCAATCGAGCCGGTAAGCATCGCAGCCTCATCCGAGAGGATGTCACCGAATAAATTGCCAGTAACCACCACATCAAATGCCTTGGGTGCTTTGACGAGTTGCATGGCTGCGTTATCGACATACATATGCGATAACTCAACATCGGGATAGTCGGCTGCTAGCTTGGTCATCACATCGCGCCAAAGCTGCGATGTTTCAAGTACGTTGGCCTTATCCACGCTACATACTTTTTTGCTGCGCTTACGTGCTGCCTCAAACGCCACTTTACCAATTCGGATGACTTCGGGTTCGCTGTAATGCATGGTGTCAAATCCCTCGCGCGCGCCTTTAAACAGAGCATGCTCTGAAGTGCGAATGCCGCGAGGCTGACCAAAGTAAATATCGCCATTGAGTTCACGCACAATCAAAATATCCAGACCGCCCACAATTTCCGGCTTGAGACTGGAGGCGGCAGTTAACTCGGGATAGCAAATGGCGGGACGGAAATTAGCAAACAAAGCCAAGTGTTTACGCAAACCGAGGATGGCTTGCTCTGGGCGCAATTCACGCGCTAAAGTGTCGTACTTCCAGTCACCGACCGCGCCAAACAAAATGGCATCAGCGCTTTTCGCGAGCTCAAGGGTGGCTGGCGGCAAAGGGTGACCCGAAAGGTCATACGCTGCACCGCCAACAGGAGCCTCTTCCAGATCAAATGTTGGGCCTAATGCCTTGAGGACTTTGACCGCCTCAGCGACAATTTCCGGGCCAATACCGTCGCCCGGCAATACTGCAATTTTCATGACAAGCCTTTAAAAAGGGTTAACCGGCCAGTGCGAGGCTGTTTTTACGGCAGCTGGGTAGCTAGCCAAGGCATCCGCAACACGCGCTCTGCTTCGTATGCCTTTATTTTATCGGCATTTTTGAGGGTGAGGCCAATATCGTCTAAGCCATTCAGTAGGCAGTATTTACGAAACCCATCGATTTCAAAGGAATAACGGCGATTATCGGGCGCAATGACCTCTTGCGCCTCCAGATCAATGGTGAGCTGATAGCCATTAAAGGCCAAGGTCTCATTAAAGAGGTGATCGACCTGCTGTTCGGTCAGCACAATCGGCAATAGCCCGTTTTTGTAGCAATTATTGAAGAATATGTCGGCAAAACTAGGGGCAATCACTGCGCGAAAGCCATATTGACCCAAAGCCCAAGGAGCATGTTCGCGCGAACTGCCACAACCGAAATTTTTGCGGGCCAGCAAGATGCCGGCATTTTTATAGCGAGGCTGGTTTAAAACAAAGTCTGGATTTAGCGGGCGCCCACTGCAATCTTGTCCAGGCTCACCCTGATCCAAATAACGCCATTCATCGAACAGGTTTTGACCGAAACCAGTTTTTTTAATCGACTTTAAAAACTGCTTTGGAATGATGGCATCGGTATCGACGTTCTCTCGGTCGAGGGGAGCAACTAAACCTTGGTATTGCGTAAATTTTTCCATTACTTCTGTCTCTGCTTTTTTATTGTTACCGCTTATTTTATTGGCGTCACCACAACGTCTTTGCCTTGGGTTTGCGATGCAGGAGGATTACTTGATCCGGAAGACGATGATTTCGAATCCATCGATGTGCCTATTTTTTGCAAATCCTTACCAACCCCCTCCATGGTGTTGGCGCACGCACTAATAAAAATGCCGCTGACTAGAACGACTGATAACTTGGCAATCATGGAATAGCGGGGAGTTTGCATGGGGTCGTCCTTTCGCTTGGCTCGTTACGCAATTTTGCGTACATCAACAAAATGTCCTTCGATGGCAGCAGCAGCAGCCATAGCAGGGCTTACTAAATGGGTTCTACCGCCAGCGCCTTGCCGACCTTCAAAGTTGCGGTTCGATGTCGACGCGCAGCGCTCGCCTGGCTCTAAGCGATCAGAATTCATGGCTAAGCACATCGAGCAACCGGGCTCACGCCATTCAAAGCCAGCGGCCTTGAATACCCGATCGAGCCCTTCGCGCTCAGCTTGCGCTTTTACTAATCCAGATCCCGGCACGACCATGGCCAACTTAATGTTCGGCGAGACTTTTTTACCCAAGCGATCAACTACCTTCGCCGCGGCACGCAAATCCTCAATTCGGCTATTGGTACACGAACCAATAAATACCTTATCAATGGGAATACTACTGAGCAAGGTATTGGGGGTTAAATTCATGTACTGCAATGCACGCTCCATTGCGCTGCGCTTATTGGGATCTCGCTCTTTTTCTGGATCAGGAACGCGCTCACTGATTGGCAATACCATTTCTGGTGAAGTGCCCCACGTGACTTGCGGCTGAATCTCTTCAGCGCGCAATTCCACTACCTGATCAAACTTCGCATCGGCGTCGGAATGCAAGGTGCGCCAATACTGCACGGCATGACGCAAGATCTCTCCGCTGGGAGCGTAAGGGCGACCCTGAATGTATTCAATGGTGGTCTCATCCACTGCAACTAGGCCGGCACGGGCACCCGCTTCAATCGCCATATTGCAGATGGTCATGCGACCTTCCATCGACAGATTACGGATAGCCTCACCCGCAAACTCGATGGTGTAGCCAGTACCGCCGGCGGTTCCTATTTTTCCGATCACCGCCAACACAATGTCTTTTGCAGTCGAGCCAGGCTGTAAACGACCTTCGACTCGAACCAACATATTCTTGCTCTTCTTCATCAGCAAGGTTTGGGTCGCAAGCACGTGCTCTACTTCGGAGGTGCCAATACCAAACGCCAATGCGCCAAAGGCGCCATGGGTGCTGGTATGCGAATCACCGCACACAACCGTCATGCCAGGCAATGTAGCGCCCTGCTCTGGCCCAATGACGTGAACAATGCCCTGACGTAAGTCATTCATCTTGAACTGGGTAATGCCAAAGGATGCGCAGTTTTGATCGAGCGTATCGACTTGAAGTTTGGAGACGGGATCCGTAATTCCTTCGGATCGATCGGTTGTAGGCACATTGTGGTCAGAGACGGCGAGGTTGGCAGAAATTCGCCATACCGGGCGCTTAGCCAAACTTAAACCTTCAAAAGCCTGTGGGCTCGTTACTTCATGCAGTAAGTGCCGATCAATGTAGAGGGTTGCGGTGCCATCCTCTTCCGCACAAACCACGTGCTCGTCCCATAACTTATCGTATAGCGTGCGTGACATACCTATTCCTATAAACCTTATTTACGCCCGGACAATGGGGGAACCTTGCGCTCTGTTTCCCCAACGAACAACTGCCGTGGACGACCGATCTTATACTCCGAGTCAGTAATCATTTCTTCCCACTGCGCTATCCAGCCCACCGTTCTCGCTAAAGCAAAAATGCAGGTGAACATGTCGGTTGGAATGCCAAGGGCGCGCTGCACGATACCGGAATAAAAGTCCACGTTCGGATACAGCTTGCGGCTCACAAAGTATTCGTCCTCTAGCGCAATCTTTTCTAAAGTCATTGCTAACTTGAAGAGCGGATCATTCTCGAGTCCCAACTCATTGAGGACTTCATAGCAGGTTTCGCGCATTAGTTTTGCGCGTGGGTCAAAGTTTTTATACACCCGATGTCCAAAGCCCATTAAACGGACATTGGAGTTCTTGTCTTTCACTTGGGCGATAAACTCACCCACTTTTTCAACACCGCCATTAGCCTGAATCTCGGTCAGCATTTGCAGGCAGGCCTCATTTGCGCCACCATGCGCTGGGCCCCATAAGCAGGCAATACCAGCCGAGATCGCAGCAAATGGATTGGTGCCCGAAGAACCGCATAAACGTACCGTAGACGTCGATGCATTTTGTTCATGGTCGGCATGCAGAATAAAAATGCGATCTAAGGCGCGCACTAATACTGGATTTACTTTGTATGGCTCGCATGGCGTAGCAAACATCATGCGCATGAAATTAGCGGTATACGACAGTGAGTTGTCTGGATAAATAAATGGCTGGCCAACGGAATACTTATAGGACATGGCCACTAAGGTTGGCATTTTTGCAATCAAACGCATTTGCGCGATTTCACGGGCCTTGGGATCGCTGTAGTCAATTTCGTTGTGATAGAACGCTGCCATCGCACCGACCAAACCAGTCAATACCGCCATAGGGTGGGCATCACGCCTAAAGCCGCGTAAGAAAAACTGCATCTGCTCATGCACCATGGTGTGGTGCATGATGATGTTCTGAAATTCTGAATTCTCTTTTTCGTTTGGCAAATGGCCGTTAAGCAAGAGATAGCACAC is a window from the Polynucleobacter difficilis genome containing:
- the leuC gene encoding 3-isopropylmalate dehydratase large subunit, whose translation is MSRTLYDKLWDEHVVCAEEDGTATLYIDRHLLHEVTSPQAFEGLSLAKRPVWRISANLAVSDHNVPTTDRSEGITDPVSKLQVDTLDQNCASFGITQFKMNDLRQGIVHVIGPEQGATLPGMTVVCGDSHTSTHGAFGALAFGIGTSEVEHVLATQTLLMKKSKNMLVRVEGRLQPGSTAKDIVLAVIGKIGTAGGTGYTIEFAGEAIRNLSMEGRMTICNMAIEAGARAGLVAVDETTIEYIQGRPYAPSGEILRHAVQYWRTLHSDADAKFDQVVELRAEEIQPQVTWGTSPEMVLPISERVPDPEKERDPNKRSAMERALQYMNLTPNTLLSSIPIDKVFIGSCTNSRIEDLRAAAKVVDRLGKKVSPNIKLAMVVPGSGLVKAQAEREGLDRVFKAAGFEWREPGCSMCLAMNSDRLEPGERCASTSNRNFEGRQGAGGRTHLVSPAMAAAAAIEGHFVDVRKIA
- the gltA gene encoding citrate synthase; the encoded protein is MIESNIKAKLSFSDGTPDIDLPIYQGTVGPDVIDIRKLYGQTGKFTYDPGFLSTASCNSKITFIDGDKGELLYRGYPIQDLAANCDFLEVCYLLLNGHLPNEKENSEFQNIIMHHTMVHEQMQFFLRGFRRDAHPMAVLTGLVGAMAAFYHNEIDYSDPKAREIAQMRLIAKMPTLVAMSYKYSVGQPFIYPDNSLSYTANFMRMMFATPCEPYKVNPVLVRALDRIFILHADHEQNASTSTVRLCGSSGTNPFAAISAGIACLWGPAHGGANEACLQMLTEIQANGGVEKVGEFIAQVKDKNSNVRLMGFGHRVYKNFDPRAKLMRETCYEVLNELGLENDPLFKLAMTLEKIALEDEYFVSRKLYPNVDFYSGIVQRALGIPTDMFTCIFALARTVGWIAQWEEMITDSEYKIGRPRQLFVGETERKVPPLSGRK
- the leuD gene encoding 3-isopropylmalate dehydratase small subunit codes for the protein MEKFTQYQGLVAPLDRENVDTDAIIPKQFLKSIKKTGFGQNLFDEWRYLDQGEPGQDCSGRPLNPDFVLNQPRYKNAGILLARKNFGCGSSREHAPWALGQYGFRAVIAPSFADIFFNNCYKNGLLPIVLTEQQVDHLFNETLAFNGYQLTIDLEAQEVIAPDNRRYSFEIDGFRKYCLLNGLDDIGLTLKNADKIKAYEAERVLRMPWLATQLP
- a CDS encoding FimV/HubP family polar landmark protein; this translates as MPAPARVLHGLVGVIAGICIAWSATASAISLGTPRVLSQPGQPIRAEIPLRVSVADQEQLSNLQVINGSKADYERLGISAAIVELEPQLRIDRRDGNRNVIVIETAKAMSSAQLNQDPFIDLMVTLQWPSGQLTKNYTLLLGDPNQVTVRPGQTLSEIAAQMAPLLDGATLDQTIMALYKANPDAFAGGSIHRLPAGAELVKPSQSLLQSITPAEASQFVEKANQAWAESHGAPAKAAATKSGDVTKTVNDPAAAKDRLTIGPGADSNSDQRRYTEEIVAQEKILEQTRSRIVELEKNIADLQKLLDAGKALSKPGSVTESNSANTAWAPVLVVFGLIAATGLLLWFMARHARQSERSAPVHADGLASAPLGGEENLESPREDMSVRAKNLFAGIDLNLTPNKNDPAIRNDALRVKLNLAKAYMTIEDFAAAKQSLDDIVQLSLEPSNGVDASLVAEAKAMLSEINQRSS
- the asd gene encoding aspartate-semialdehyde dehydrogenase, yielding MATHQTSHSINAPLVGLVGWRGMVGSVLMDRMLAEGDFDLIEPVFFSTSNAGGDVPAINGRNITKSETKLQDANDIKALARCDIILTCQGGDYTKAIFPALRAAGWQGHWIDAASALRMNDDAVLVLDPVNRPVIDRALAAGGKNWIGGNCTVSLMMIAMGGLLKADLVEWISAMTYQAASGAGAQNMRELLLQMGALRDSVNTELNDPASWILDIDRKISATMRSAEFPTKNFRNTALAGSLIPWIDVPVENGQTKEEWKGGAECNKILGRPPFRTPGSIPIDGICVRVGAMRCHSQGLTVKLKKDIPLAEIEVMLAKDNAWVKVVPNEREVTERELSPAKISGTLTVPIGRLHKLAMGPEYLGAFTVGDQLLWGAAEPLRRMLRILLER
- the leuB gene encoding 3-isopropylmalate dehydrogenase; the protein is MKIAVLPGDGIGPEIVAEAVKVLKALGPTFDLEEAPVGGAAYDLSGHPLPPATLELAKSADAILFGAVGDWKYDTLARELRPEQAILGLRKHLALFANFRPAICYPELTAASSLKPEIVGGLDILIVRELNGDIYFGQPRGIRTSEHALFKGAREGFDTMHYSEPEVIRIGKVAFEAARKRSKKVCSVDKANVLETSQLWRDVMTKLAADYPDVELSHMYVDNAAMQLVKAPKAFDVVVTGNLFGDILSDEAAMLTGSIGMLPSASLDKNNKGLYEPSHGSAPDIAGKGIANPLATILSAAMMLRYSLGMTGEADQIEKAVQKVLQQGLRTADIYTEGTQRVSTVQMGDAVVAALA